A section of the candidate division KSB1 bacterium genome encodes:
- a CDS encoding GWxTD domain-containing protein has product MNSSAIRALALAALALLPLSTNQASGAVADSVRAPLQFTVDFARFRSPEDHTFLETYISLPRSTLMYQRAEDGRLRAEFLVDALLFSGADTVAHRAWRNVDFADSLAETRGAFSLFTVGQFNVPRGHYRVDLLVVDTASRDTARAIFDIKAIAFPDSGLCLSDLQLAAQISRDTTHGQFTKGNYLVLPNPPGIYGTTLPILYFYAEVYNLTYGHPGDSASYRVNYFILNGEGQRVKAFPSSRKTKPGTSAVEVGGLNIITLPSGTYYIVLEVEDPTTGERASVMKKFFVYREGETFAAQQQKTPTGKGSPGLDAERYNVMSEKELDHEFEVTRYINTAEDRATWKKLNLAGKRNFLRELWARMDQTPGTPENEFKQDYLARVAEANAVFRGFREGWKTDRGRILLQYGRPDEIERFPFSAENKAYHIWHYYSVQGGVMFIFVDKREMGDFELVHSTARGELFDADWQRWIDPNR; this is encoded by the coding sequence ATGAACTCATCAGCAATTCGGGCGTTGGCTCTGGCGGCCCTCGCCCTGCTTCCCCTCTCCACCAACCAGGCCAGCGGGGCTGTTGCCGATTCGGTGCGCGCTCCTCTACAATTCACCGTGGACTTTGCCCGATTTCGCAGCCCAGAGGATCACACGTTTCTGGAGACCTACATCTCCTTGCCCCGCAGTACCCTCATGTACCAGCGTGCAGAAGACGGACGCCTGCGCGCGGAATTCCTGGTGGATGCCCTGCTGTTTTCCGGGGCCGACACGGTCGCTCACCGGGCATGGCGCAACGTCGACTTTGCCGACAGTCTGGCAGAGACGCGGGGAGCCTTCAGCCTGTTCACCGTCGGCCAGTTCAATGTGCCTCGCGGCCACTACCGCGTGGACCTGCTGGTCGTGGACACCGCTTCGCGCGACACCGCCCGTGCCATATTCGACATCAAAGCTATCGCCTTCCCGGATAGCGGCCTCTGCCTGAGCGACCTGCAACTGGCCGCGCAGATCTCCCGCGATACCACGCATGGCCAGTTCACCAAGGGCAACTACTTGGTTCTGCCCAACCCTCCGGGCATCTACGGCACTACGCTGCCCATCCTGTACTTTTACGCCGAGGTCTACAACCTGACTTACGGGCACCCGGGCGATTCCGCCTCCTATCGGGTTAACTACTTCATCCTCAACGGCGAAGGGCAACGTGTCAAGGCCTTCCCCAGCAGCAGGAAGACAAAGCCCGGAACCTCGGCAGTGGAAGTCGGCGGGCTCAACATCATCACCCTGCCTTCTGGCACGTACTACATCGTCCTAGAGGTCGAAGACCCCACTACCGGCGAGCGGGCTTCGGTGATGAAAAAGTTCTTCGTCTACCGCGAGGGCGAAACATTCGCGGCTCAGCAGCAGAAGACACCCACAGGTAAGGGCTCGCCAGGGCTGGATGCCGAGCGGTACAACGTGATGAGCGAAAAGGAGCTCGACCACGAGTTTGAGGTGACGCGCTACATCAACACCGCCGAGGACCGCGCCACCTGGAAGAAGCTGAACCTGGCAGGCAAGCGCAATTTCCTGCGGGAGCTCTGGGCACGCATGGACCAAACCCCCGGCACGCCGGAAAACGAGTTCAAGCAGGACTACTTGGCGCGCGTGGCAGAAGCCAATGCCGTGTTCAGGGGGTTTCGCGAAGGATGGAAGACCGACCGCGGGCGCATCCTGCTGCAATACGGTCGGCCAGATGAGATCGAGCGTTTCCCCTTCAGCGCCGAGAACAAGGCGTACCACATCTGGCACTACTACTCCGTGCAGGGCGGCGTGATGTTCATCTTCGTGGATAAGCGGGAGATGGGCGACTTTGAGCTTGTGCACTCTACGGCGCGCGGTGAGCTGTTCGACGCCGATTGGCAGCGCTGGATAGACCCCAACCGGTAG
- the asnB gene encoding asparagine synthase (glutamine-hydrolyzing), with translation MCGISGIVHKDNTPVDKTTVAQMTGLVRHRGPDGEGYFFGAHFALGHRRLAILDLTPAGNQPMHYLDRYVVVFNGEVYNFVELRQELEALGYRFRTRTDVEVVLAAYDCWGEQCVHRFNGMWAFALYDRRHEILFCSRDRFGVKPFYYAETDKAFAFASEIKQLLPLFGERRANPGKIVDYLVLGLEEYDDESFFAGIRKLPPGHNLHYDVRSHRHEVKRYYELPVDSSLARVDEREAIALFRKELERAVTIRLRADVQVGTCLSGGLDSSTVATLASAAYQSQTGRRFVAITAKASDPRVDETPYAERVARAANLEWHVVAPQRADFIAALEEVVRAQEEPFGSPSVFLQYFVMRTAREVGCPVLLDGQGGDECLLGYERYFTAYLRSLPLPSMAREFLNCARHSRLSAWRLALFTFYFPRARVRLSRLKARHAYLKPELLAQVNSSLARQVAESFADIVELQRLELTQTQLPHLLRYEDRNSMHFAVEARLPFLDFRLAETALSLNNRLKIRDGWTKYIVRAIEVLPPEVAWRREKVGFEAPLASWMNPREQFVQEIERSPLLHQMLTPQALHSPAMAPDDRALWKLFNVALWARLYEVTL, from the coding sequence GTGTGCGGAATATCCGGCATCGTCCATAAGGACAACACGCCCGTTGACAAGACGACCGTCGCGCAGATGACGGGGCTGGTTCGTCATCGTGGGCCGGACGGCGAAGGCTACTTCTTCGGTGCCCACTTTGCCTTGGGGCACCGCCGTCTGGCCATCCTCGACCTCACACCCGCAGGCAATCAGCCGATGCACTACCTCGACCGGTACGTGGTCGTCTTCAACGGGGAAGTCTACAACTTTGTCGAGCTGCGGCAGGAGTTGGAGGCGCTCGGCTACCGCTTCCGCACCCGCACCGATGTGGAGGTTGTCCTTGCCGCGTATGACTGCTGGGGTGAGCAGTGCGTGCACCGCTTCAACGGCATGTGGGCCTTTGCTCTGTACGACCGCCGACACGAAATCCTCTTTTGCAGCCGCGACCGGTTTGGCGTCAAACCGTTCTACTATGCCGAGACGGACAAGGCCTTTGCCTTTGCCTCCGAGATCAAGCAGCTTCTCCCTCTGTTCGGCGAGCGCCGCGCCAACCCCGGCAAGATCGTGGACTATCTTGTGCTTGGGCTTGAGGAGTACGATGACGAGTCTTTCTTTGCGGGCATCCGCAAGCTCCCCCCTGGCCACAATCTGCACTACGATGTGCGCAGTCACCGGCATGAGGTGAAGCGCTACTACGAGCTCCCCGTGGACAGTTCCCTTGCCCGGGTGGACGAGCGCGAGGCCATTGCCCTGTTCCGCAAGGAGCTGGAGCGTGCGGTGACCATCCGTCTGCGTGCCGATGTGCAGGTGGGCACCTGCCTGAGCGGCGGCCTGGACAGCTCCACGGTTGCCACCCTTGCCTCGGCCGCCTACCAGAGCCAGACAGGGCGCCGCTTTGTGGCCATCACCGCTAAGGCGAGCGATCCCCGCGTCGACGAGACGCCCTACGCCGAGCGGGTGGCACGGGCTGCGAACTTAGAGTGGCATGTGGTTGCGCCTCAGCGCGCGGACTTTATTGCAGCCTTGGAGGAGGTAGTGCGCGCTCAAGAGGAGCCCTTTGGCAGCCCTTCGGTCTTTCTCCAGTACTTCGTGATGCGCACTGCCCGCGAGGTAGGCTGTCCTGTTCTTCTGGACGGCCAGGGCGGCGACGAATGTCTGCTGGGCTACGAACGCTACTTTACCGCCTACCTGCGCTCCCTGCCTCTGCCGTCCATGGCCCGGGAATTCCTCAACTGCGCCCGGCATTCGCGGCTCTCGGCGTGGCGCTTGGCGCTCTTCACGTTCTACTTTCCGCGCGCCAGGGTGCGCCTGAGCCGCCTCAAGGCCCGCCACGCTTACCTGAAGCCGGAGCTCTTAGCGCAGGTCAACTCCTCGCTGGCCCGGCAGGTTGCGGAGAGCTTTGCCGACATCGTCGAGCTGCAGCGCCTCGAACTGACCCAGACCCAGCTCCCTCACCTGTTGCGCTACGAAGACCGCAACTCCATGCACTTTGCCGTAGAGGCCCGTCTGCCCTTCCTGGACTTTCGCCTTGCGGAAACGGCGCTTTCCCTGAACAACCGCCTGAAGATTCGCGACGGCTGGACAAAGTACATCGTCCGCGCCATCGAGGTGCTGCCGCCGGAGGTTGCCTGGCGCCGCGAAAAGGTGGGGTTCGAGGCGCCATTAGCCAGCTGGATGAATCCCCGCGAGCAATTTGTGCAGGAAATTGAGCGCAGTCCTCTGCTGCACCAGATGCTCACTCCCCAAGCGCTTCACTCTCCTGCCATGGCGCCGGACGATAGGGCCCTGTGGAAGCTGTTCAATGTGGCACTCTGGGCTCGCCTCTACGAGGTGACGCTATGA
- a CDS encoding radical SAM protein, translating into MAATMTPVEPTHGYEPGYRALLRSGELRERVRVAAAQLTECRLCPRACAVNRLAGELGFCGMGAEVVLYKPKVHLGEEPPISGTRGSGILFFSGCTMACVFCQNFPMSHWRSGHVLSPATLARAMLYLQRRGAHNINLVTATHFLPRVLEALHLAARQGLHLPIVYNSSGYQSLETLRLLEGVVDVYLPDFKYADAELARRYSATPDYPGVCLAALREMYRQVGDLQLDEEGIARRGLLVRHLVLPGALQNTERVLSTIARELSPNVHMSLMSQYLPIWEARRFPELMRRVTEEEYHQALALLDRYGLENGWVQELG; encoded by the coding sequence ATGGCTGCGACGATGACGCCTGTGGAACCGACTCACGGCTATGAACCGGGCTATCGCGCTCTCCTGCGCAGTGGTGAGCTCAGGGAGCGGGTACGGGTGGCGGCTGCGCAGCTGACGGAGTGTCGGCTTTGCCCTCGGGCATGCGCTGTCAACCGGCTCGCCGGCGAATTGGGTTTCTGCGGCATGGGAGCCGAGGTGGTCCTGTACAAGCCCAAGGTGCACCTTGGCGAGGAACCGCCCATTTCCGGCACGCGTGGCTCCGGCATCCTCTTCTTCAGCGGTTGCACCATGGCTTGTGTCTTCTGCCAGAACTTCCCCATGAGCCATTGGCGGTCGGGACATGTGCTGTCGCCGGCGACGCTGGCAAGGGCGATGCTCTATCTGCAGCGGCGTGGGGCGCACAACATCAACTTGGTGACGGCCACGCACTTTCTGCCCCGCGTGCTCGAGGCCCTGCACCTGGCCGCCCGGCAAGGGCTGCACCTGCCCATCGTGTACAACTCCAGCGGCTACCAGTCCCTGGAAACGCTGCGGCTGCTGGAGGGAGTTGTGGACGTGTATCTGCCCGATTTCAAGTACGCAGACGCGGAGCTGGCGCGGCGCTACTCTGCGACGCCGGACTATCCGGGCGTGTGCCTGGCGGCGCTGCGCGAGATGTACCGCCAGGTGGGCGACCTGCAACTGGACGAAGAGGGCATTGCCCGCCGCGGGCTGCTGGTGCGGCACTTGGTCCTGCCGGGCGCCTTGCAGAACACGGAGCGGGTGCTCTCCACCATCGCCCGCGAGCTTTCGCCCAATGTGCACATGAGTCTCATGAGCCAGTACCTGCCCATTTGGGAGGCGCGCCGCTTTCCGGAGCTCATGCGCCGGGTTACTGAGGAGGAGTACCACCAGGCGCTCGCGCTGCTGGACCGCTACGGCCTGGAAAACGGCTGGGTGCAGGAGCTGGGGTGA